The proteins below come from a single Myxococcus xanthus genomic window:
- a CDS encoding protein-disulfide reductase DsbD family protein, protein MDAKKLGVMAVLAGVAVAVVPWLLPTGPNANLDAARFLEAGSLAVGAAVVFAGGLLTALTPCVYPLIPITVSVFGARKTEGRGRALLLTSSYIVGMGVVFSALGVLAAKTGQAFGSMLGHPAVVTGLAVFLLLLATSMFGAFELALPSSFQTKLNAVGGAGVAGAFLMGSVSGFLAAPCTGPVLTGLLAFVAKSANTTLGASLLFVYALGIGVPFFLIGVFTVRLPRGGVWMEWVKSVLGIMLVALAFSYLKDAFPWARDVVKGLGLHVGRVPGAVIAALLVAVGVALGAVHRSFKEGAREFSFKALGVALVVAALVLRGGALDGGPVGTLWVSLGLAEPARAPAWQWHHVMPAKQATFSPEAFDQVLAQAKAEGRPVLIDFFADWCAACKELDRDTYPAQQVISESDEGRFLNIKIDATNSEDSLDALLERFGVEGLPTVAFISPEGKVLTQPRVTGFLAPSPFATEMKKARCTDANAC, encoded by the coding sequence ATGGATGCGAAGAAACTCGGAGTGATGGCGGTGCTGGCCGGAGTGGCGGTGGCCGTGGTGCCATGGCTGCTGCCCACGGGTCCCAACGCCAATCTGGATGCGGCCCGGTTCCTCGAAGCCGGCAGCCTCGCGGTGGGCGCGGCGGTGGTGTTCGCGGGTGGGTTGCTCACCGCGCTGACGCCGTGTGTCTATCCGCTCATCCCCATCACCGTGTCCGTCTTCGGCGCGCGCAAGACGGAGGGCCGGGGCCGCGCGCTGCTCCTGACGTCCTCCTACATCGTGGGCATGGGCGTGGTGTTCAGCGCACTGGGCGTGCTGGCGGCGAAGACGGGCCAGGCGTTCGGGTCGATGCTGGGGCACCCGGCGGTGGTGACGGGCCTGGCGGTGTTTCTGCTACTGCTGGCCACGTCCATGTTCGGCGCGTTCGAACTGGCGCTGCCGTCGTCGTTCCAGACGAAGCTCAACGCGGTGGGGGGCGCGGGTGTGGCGGGCGCGTTCCTGATGGGCAGCGTGTCCGGCTTCCTGGCGGCGCCGTGCACCGGCCCGGTGCTGACGGGCCTCCTGGCCTTCGTGGCGAAGTCGGCCAACACCACGCTGGGCGCGTCGCTGCTGTTCGTCTACGCGCTGGGCATCGGCGTGCCGTTCTTCCTCATCGGCGTCTTCACCGTCCGGCTGCCGCGCGGCGGCGTGTGGATGGAGTGGGTGAAGAGCGTGCTGGGCATCATGCTAGTGGCCCTGGCCTTCAGCTACCTCAAGGACGCCTTCCCCTGGGCGCGGGACGTGGTGAAGGGGCTGGGCCTCCACGTGGGCCGGGTGCCGGGAGCCGTCATCGCCGCGCTGCTGGTGGCGGTGGGCGTGGCCCTGGGCGCGGTGCACCGCTCGTTCAAGGAAGGCGCGCGGGAGTTCTCGTTCAAGGCGCTGGGCGTGGCGCTCGTCGTCGCGGCGCTGGTGCTGCGCGGCGGGGCGCTGGACGGGGGCCCGGTGGGCACGTTGTGGGTGAGCCTGGGGCTCGCCGAGCCGGCGCGCGCACCGGCCTGGCAGTGGCACCACGTCATGCCGGCGAAGCAGGCCACCTTCTCCCCGGAGGCCTTCGACCAGGTGCTCGCACAGGCGAAGGCGGAGGGCCGGCCGGTGCTCATCGACTTCTTCGCGGACTGGTGTGCGGCCTGCAAGGAACTGGACCGCGACACCTACCCGGCGCAGCAGGTCATCTCCGAGTCCGACGAGGGGCGCTTCCTCAACATCAAGATTGACGCGACGAACAGCGAGGACTCGCTGGACGCGCTGCTGGAGCGCTTCGGGGTGGAGGGCTTGCCCACCGTGGCGTTCATCTCGCCGGAGGGCAAGGTGCTCACCCAGCCACGTGTCACCGGCTTCCTGGCGCCCAGCCCCTTCGCCACGGAGATGAAGAAGGCGCGCTGCACGGACGCCAACGCCTGCTGA
- a CDS encoding thiol-disulfide oxidoreductase DCC family protein: MSRAQPPDTVVLFDGVCNLCNGTVLFIIDRDPEARIRFTALQSQRAAALLAPHGVVPKEEPDSFVLLQDGKLYERSTAALRVARMLKGPWRFLYAFIVVPRPLRDLVYRIIARNRYRWFGREAQCRIPTPELRARFLPETTP, from the coding sequence ATGTCCCGCGCCCAGCCCCCGGACACCGTGGTCCTCTTCGACGGCGTGTGCAACCTGTGCAACGGCACGGTCCTCTTCATCATCGACCGGGACCCCGAGGCGCGCATCCGCTTCACCGCCCTGCAGTCCCAGCGAGCCGCCGCGCTGCTGGCGCCCCATGGCGTCGTGCCCAAGGAGGAACCGGACAGCTTCGTCCTCCTGCAGGACGGCAAGCTGTACGAGCGGTCCACGGCCGCGCTCCGCGTCGCGCGGATGCTGAAGGGGCCGTGGCGGTTTCTCTACGCTTTCATCGTGGTGCCCCGGCCGCTGCGCGACCTCGTCTACCGAATCATCGCGCGCAACCGCTACCGCTGGTTCGGCCGGGAAGCTCAGTGCCGCATCCCCACGCCCGAGCTGCGAGCCCGCTTCCTCCCGGAGACCACTCCGTAG
- a CDS encoding SPFH domain-containing protein has translation MSAKQTARTKEAQETGEGGGRTHLVRMDGGGGGKLEQPRYVDGWRAGKPAEDPEKMKRWGLVTARPSEFLVHMRRGRVREVSGQGASCFKLPGDSVAIVPTSIQRLQFTADQVTHEKVGVQVTGLAVYRISDPLVAFRMLNFSFPERAQEKLAELLREMFVGAARRLVANMSVEECLSKRKEGIAAELVREIAPVLSGRGRLEDQTDAGWGVILDTIEIQDVRVLSSTVFANMQARFRHEQERQAREAELAKERFVHREETEAERQLSLQRLAAEEEVRQKKQTAEEQARLEALAVEARVAEAKLAQERTLKQEQATVEREVALAKMAAEQEVRQKKQVADEQAKLDALAAESRLADAKIVSERALAVSRAQVEMEKLQREQDAEVARQRVALEKLKREQDTEAGRAKLELEKLKLAQESEAAQAKIELVRLQRAQEAENAKAQMELARQQREQALELSRQRHEQEVELAKLRREQEEAGAKAQLELERLRREHEQATVWHEVQMAAHQQEAERLHAELQVVQARRSIVETEVVIAELSVRKDRAQQDLELGKARALRDIENSVSPEVIQMALAQQLPQVAAAFQQKMGEVHVTAVDGANPFGYIAAAVEGVMGLARSAGLKTPASPLAPPAQ, from the coding sequence ATGAGCGCGAAGCAGACGGCCCGCACGAAGGAGGCGCAGGAGACGGGGGAGGGCGGCGGGAGGACGCACCTGGTCCGGATGGACGGCGGGGGCGGAGGCAAGCTGGAACAGCCGCGCTATGTGGACGGGTGGCGTGCCGGCAAGCCCGCGGAGGACCCGGAGAAGATGAAGCGCTGGGGGCTCGTCACCGCGCGGCCCAGTGAGTTCCTGGTCCACATGCGGCGCGGCCGGGTGCGGGAGGTCAGCGGCCAGGGCGCCAGTTGTTTCAAGCTGCCGGGGGACTCGGTGGCCATTGTCCCCACCAGCATCCAGCGACTTCAGTTCACCGCGGACCAGGTGACGCACGAGAAGGTGGGCGTGCAGGTGACGGGGCTGGCGGTGTACCGGATTTCAGACCCGCTGGTGGCCTTCCGCATGCTCAACTTCTCCTTCCCGGAGCGCGCGCAGGAGAAGCTGGCCGAGCTGCTGCGGGAGATGTTCGTCGGCGCCGCGCGGCGGCTGGTGGCGAACATGTCCGTGGAGGAGTGCCTCTCCAAGCGCAAGGAGGGCATCGCCGCGGAGCTGGTGCGCGAAATCGCGCCCGTGCTCTCCGGCCGAGGCCGCCTGGAGGACCAGACGGACGCGGGCTGGGGCGTCATCCTGGACACGATTGAAATCCAGGACGTGCGCGTCCTGTCCTCCACCGTCTTCGCCAACATGCAGGCGCGCTTCCGCCATGAACAGGAGCGGCAGGCGCGTGAGGCGGAGCTGGCCAAGGAGCGCTTCGTCCACCGCGAGGAGACGGAAGCCGAGCGTCAGCTGAGCCTCCAGCGGCTGGCGGCCGAGGAGGAGGTGCGCCAGAAGAAGCAGACAGCGGAGGAGCAGGCCCGGCTGGAGGCGCTGGCGGTGGAGGCGCGCGTGGCCGAGGCGAAGCTCGCCCAGGAGCGCACGCTGAAGCAGGAGCAGGCCACCGTGGAGCGCGAGGTGGCGCTGGCGAAGATGGCCGCTGAGCAGGAGGTCCGCCAGAAGAAGCAGGTGGCCGACGAACAGGCGAAGTTGGATGCGCTGGCCGCGGAGTCCCGCCTGGCCGACGCGAAAATCGTCTCCGAGCGGGCGCTGGCCGTCAGCCGCGCTCAGGTGGAGATGGAGAAGCTCCAGCGCGAACAGGACGCGGAGGTCGCGCGCCAGCGCGTGGCCCTGGAGAAGCTCAAGCGCGAGCAGGACACGGAGGCCGGTCGCGCGAAACTGGAGCTGGAGAAGCTGAAGCTGGCGCAGGAGTCCGAGGCCGCGCAGGCGAAAATCGAGCTGGTGCGGCTCCAGCGCGCGCAGGAGGCGGAGAACGCCAAGGCGCAGATGGAGCTGGCGCGGCAGCAGCGTGAACAGGCGCTGGAGCTGTCACGCCAGCGGCACGAGCAGGAGGTGGAGCTGGCGAAGCTGCGCCGCGAGCAGGAGGAGGCCGGCGCCAAGGCGCAGCTGGAGCTGGAGCGCCTGCGCCGCGAGCACGAACAGGCCACCGTGTGGCACGAGGTGCAGATGGCCGCGCACCAGCAGGAGGCCGAACGGCTCCACGCGGAGCTCCAGGTGGTGCAGGCCCGGCGGTCCATCGTGGAGACAGAGGTAGTCATCGCCGAGCTGAGTGTGCGCAAGGACCGGGCGCAGCAGGACCTGGAGCTGGGCAAGGCGCGCGCGCTGCGCGACATCGAGAACAGCGTTAGCCCGGAGGTCATCCAGATGGCCCTGGCGCAGCAGCTCCCGCAGGTGGCCGCGGCCTTCCAGCAGAAGATGGGCGAGGTGCACGTCACCGCGGTGGATGGGGCCAATCCGTTTGGTTACATCGCCGCCGCGGTGGAGGGCGTCATGGGGCTGGCACGTTCCGCCGGACTGAAGACGCCTGCTTCCCCGCTTGCCCCTCCAGCGCAGTAG